A window of Diospyros lotus cultivar Yz01 chromosome 14, ASM1463336v1, whole genome shotgun sequence contains these coding sequences:
- the LOC127790767 gene encoding cationic amino acid transporter 2, vacuolar-like produces MPKGSMGFECLIRRKRVDSGPPSQQLAKKLSAFDLVAIGVGSTIGAGVYILIGTVAREQTGPGIFISFLIGGIAAALSAFCYAELACRCPSAGSAYHYSYICMGEGVAWLIGWALILEYTLGSAAVARGISPNLALFFGGEDKLPAFLARQSISGIVVDPCAAMLVCIVAVLLCLGIKESSLAQIIVTTVNVAAMLFIVIAGVYIGFTTGWVGYELISGYFPFGVNGIFAGSATLFYSYVGFDAVASTAEEVKNPQRDLPVGIALSLTLCCILYMLASAIVVGLVPYYELDINTPISSAFAGYGMEWAVYVITIGAITALCSGLIGGILPQPRVLMAMARDGLLPSFFSDINKHTKVPVKSTVVTGISAATLSFLMDIEQLAGMVSVGTLLAFTTVAISVLILRYIPPREKLSLSPLQDQVHSVSVLKSSSIQEIDMEIPGDSLGSSGSSGQHLLAKVESFTEVPQDEQNRLRKQTIAAWSIAFLCAGALILASAASAKVLPGFARFISFGAGGVLLLCSLIALASMDQDDTWTTSGHLGGFTCPCVPLLPATCIFINAYLLLNLGVGTWIRVSIWLVAGVLIYILYGRSHSLLSASDYVLIAQTDEIHCP; encoded by the exons ATGCCAAAGGGTTCAATGGGGTTTGAATGTTTGATCAGGAGGAAGAGGGTGGACTCGGGCCCCCCCAGTCAGCAATTGGCAAAGAAGCTCTCCGCTTTCGACCTTGTTGCTATTG GAGTTGGATCAACCATTGGAGCTGGAGTCTATATACTGATTGGGACAGTTGCTAGAGAGCAGACAGGACCTGGtatctttatttcatttctaATAGGTGGAATAGCAGCTGCACTGTCTGCATTTTGTTATGCAGAGTTGGCATGCCGTTGTCCTTCTGCTGGGAGTGCCTATCATTATTCTTACATTTGCATGGGTGAAGG TGTTGCTTGGTTGATTGGTTGGGCTCTTATCCTTGAATATACACTTGGTAGTGCAGCTGTTGCCCGAGGCATATCCCCAAATTTG GCTTTGTTTTTTGGAGGTGAGGATAAGCTGCCTGCATTTTTAGCCCGTCAGAGCATTTCTGGCATTGTGGTTGATCCATGTGCAGCAATGCTAGTTTGCATTGTAGCTGTGCTTCTGTGCCTAGGTATCAAGGAG AGTTCATTGGCACAAATCATTGTCACAACTGTGAATGTAGCAGCAATGCTTTTCATTGTTATAGCTGGTGTATATATTGGTTTCACAACTGGATGGGTTGGATATGAACTTATCAGCgg GTATTTTCCTTTTGGAGTGAATGGTATATTTGCTGGGTCTGCAACCCTCTTCTATTCATATGTTGGTTTTGATGCAGTTGCCAGCACAGCTGAGGAG GTGAAGAATCCTCAGCGAGATCTGCCAGTTGGTATAGCTCTTTCTTTGACTTTATGTTGCATCTTGTATATGCTTGCATCTGCTATTGTTGTTGGCCTAGTACCATACTATGAGCTGGATATCAACACCCCAATCTCCTCAGCTTTTGCTGGCTACGGAATGGAATGGGCAGT ATATGTAATTACTATTGGAGCAATCACTGCTCTTTGCTCAGGTTTGATCGGTGGGATTCTTCCTCAG CCACGAGTTCTGATGGCAATGGCTAGGGATGGTTTGTTACCATCATTCTTTTCGGATATTAATAAACACACAAAAGTTCCTGTAAAGAGCACTGTGGTAACTGGCATCTCTGCTGCAACCCTCTCATTCCTTATGGATATTGAACAATTAGCAGGGATG GTAAGCGTGGGAACATTGCTAGCATTTACAACTGTTGCTATTTCGGTTCTGATACTAAGGTACATTCCACCCCGTGAGAAGCTGTCTCTCTCACCACTCCAGGATCAGGTTCATTCAGTGTCAGTATTAAAAAGTAGCAGCATCCAGGAGATTGACATGGAAATACCAGGAGATTCTCTTGGCTCCAGTGGTAGTAGCGGTCAGCATTTACTTGCCAAGGTGGAGAGCTTCACAGAAGTACCTCAGG ATGAACAAAATAGGCTGAGAAAGCAGACCATTGCTGCTTGGAGTATAGCCTTTCTTTGTGCCGGGGCTCTCATCCTTGCCTCGGCTGCTTCAGCCAAAGTCCTTCCTGG CTTCGCTCGCTTCATTTCATTTGGAGCAGGTGGTGTTCTCCTGTTATGCAGTTTGATTGCGCTTGCCTCTATGGATCAAGATGATACATGGACCACCTCTGGACATCTAGGAG GTTTCACTTGTCCCTGTGTGCCGCTTTTGCCTGCCACCTGCATTTTCATAAATGCATACTTGCTACTCAATCTTGG AGTTGGCACATGGATCCGCGTTTCAATATGGCTGGTAGCCGGAGTGTTAATTTACATACTATATGGCCGGAGTCATAGTTTATTGTCAGCTTCAGACTACGTGCTGATAGCCCAGACTGATGAGATACACTGCCCTTGA